The proteins below are encoded in one region of Methanoculleus thermophilus:
- a CDS encoding sensor histidine kinase — MTPIEPQEYRILDEIDDGILVVNEDCTVVWANPAFHRMFGGVDGRPGGIPNAISNLAARLAAATHDKIADFECRLRAPDGSERRYFCSGWRTSSEKGWLLRFREEPDHKRDYEAIVEYTGTATILIEEDGTISVANTEFERLSGYSRQEIIGEKRLFDFIALDCEKERILGYHSLRRREPGAAPKNYSFTFVDRSGNFHVVEATIGLIPGTARSVMSLLDVTERRRAEQALRESEERLSLALSAAEDGLIDWDVSSGAIYYSSRNFTMLGYSPDAFVPTIPTILALVHPKDRARVEMVFTALATGERDHAEIEFRMRSASGKWVYVLGRLRVVRRDAGGRPIRIAGTYSDITKRKEAERELQIGKVSLESSLAAIAIADLDGNITHVNRALLEMNGLTDPEEVLGRHIAEFWVEPTQVERILATLAEGGKYTGKLVCRKTNGTEFIAHVTVVLLKDDSEDPICIMVTTVDISEEMRMAQALRESRERYRALTELSPDVIFLIDTRGDVLYVNSAGGRLVGTDPEGLRGKNIQELFLPGLGEWWRTTIPIAIASPGEILTEEALVHGAGGDVWLEVRLIPMAGPDGTVRNLIGICRDITDQKRAEEQLRFQAQVLSQVEDAVIAVDTDERITYMNRAAERLFGVPSDEALGRPIPELFGIEWLHTGEEEMAKNALLSSGTWRGVAGHQKRDGETISIDVILSTLTDDSGRVTGTLYSLRDVTRQQQAELDLRIRDMAIASSPSAFAIADLRGRLTYVNQAFLSLWGYASASEVLGRSVTEFWHDEAEAADALQRLLKTGRYTGERVGRRRDGTTFHIMFSGSCVTDNDGNPICLAETLTDITDLKEAEAEIQAHNRALSILNQIIGASASATDSNEVVERVLTVTLALLDLAGGSIYLKEQGGKRARLVYSKGLPEGFTPQPCIRDINAPPYREVLVEGRTVFRDDLPEEGESTPLRYASVPIVAHGRVIGALNVIPQGNNRFTETDRSLLAAVGREVGASIERALLIRQLEMAKEEANLYLDILSHDIRNAENISGLYTNLLADMLDGEEKIYAEKLRASIRKSVEILRNVSTIRRIHRESVKLVPIDLDRVIRDEIAIFPEIQFHYGGTSLSVMADRLLPEVFTNLIGNAIKFGGPKVEVAIRVEDEGEEILIAIEDTGPGVPDDMKEAIFMRFGQIKSQKSGQGLGLYITRMLIERYGGRIRVDDRVPGRPECGAAFRFWLKRA; from the coding sequence GTGACCCCCATCGAGCCCCAGGAATACCGAATACTCGACGAGATCGACGACGGCATTCTCGTGGTCAACGAGGACTGCACCGTCGTCTGGGCGAACCCGGCCTTCCACCGGATGTTTGGAGGGGTGGATGGCAGACCCGGGGGGATACCAAACGCAATATCCAACCTTGCCGCGAGGCTCGCGGCGGCCACCCATGATAAGATTGCGGATTTTGAGTGCCGGCTCCGTGCACCGGACGGAAGCGAGCGGCGATACTTCTGCTCGGGCTGGAGGACCTCGTCGGAGAAGGGTTGGTTGCTCCGGTTCCGGGAGGAACCTGACCATAAGAGAGACTACGAGGCGATCGTCGAGTACACCGGGACTGCAACCATCCTCATCGAGGAAGACGGCACCATCTCGGTCGCAAACACGGAGTTCGAGCGGCTCTCCGGATACTCGCGCCAGGAGATCATCGGAGAGAAGCGGCTCTTCGATTTCATCGCATTAGACTGCGAGAAGGAGAGGATCCTCGGATATCACTCTCTCAGGCGGAGAGAGCCCGGTGCTGCACCGAAGAACTACTCCTTCACGTTCGTCGACCGTTCCGGCAATTTTCACGTCGTCGAGGCAACCATCGGCCTGATCCCGGGGACGGCCCGTTCGGTGATGTCGCTCCTTGACGTGACCGAGCGACGGCGTGCGGAGCAGGCATTGCGGGAGAGTGAAGAGCGGCTGAGCCTCGCACTCTCGGCGGCAGAAGACGGGCTGATAGACTGGGACGTCAGTTCCGGGGCGATCTACTACAGTTCCCGGAATTTTACGATGCTCGGCTACAGTCCGGATGCATTCGTGCCCACGATTCCCACGATTCTCGCGCTCGTTCACCCGAAGGACCGCGCCCGTGTAGAGATGGTGTTCACGGCTCTCGCCACGGGAGAGCGCGATCACGCCGAGATAGAGTTTCGGATGCGCTCCGCGTCCGGGAAGTGGGTCTATGTGCTCGGCCGGCTCCGGGTCGTCAGGCGCGATGCCGGCGGCAGGCCGATCCGGATCGCGGGGACGTACTCCGATATCACGAAGAGAAAGGAGGCGGAGAGGGAACTCCAGATTGGGAAGGTCTCGCTTGAGTCGTCGCTTGCCGCGATCGCCATCGCCGACCTCGACGGCAACATCACGCACGTCAACCGGGCACTACTGGAGATGAACGGGTTGACCGACCCGGAGGAGGTTCTCGGTCGGCATATCGCGGAGTTCTGGGTGGAACCGACCCAGGTTGAGAGGATTCTTGCGACATTAGCGGAGGGCGGGAAGTACACCGGGAAACTTGTCTGTAGAAAGACCAACGGGACGGAATTCATCGCCCATGTTACCGTGGTGCTCCTCAAGGACGATTCCGAAGATCCGATCTGCATCATGGTCACCACGGTCGATATCAGCGAGGAGATGCGCATGGCTCAGGCGCTCCGTGAAAGCAGGGAGCGTTACCGGGCGCTTACGGAACTGTCGCCGGACGTCATCTTCCTCATCGATACCAGGGGGGACGTCCTCTACGTGAACAGTGCCGGCGGCCGTCTGGTCGGCACCGACCCGGAGGGACTGCGGGGAAAGAACATCCAGGAACTGTTTCTGCCCGGTCTCGGGGAATGGTGGCGCACGACGATCCCGATTGCAATCGCGTCGCCCGGGGAGATCCTCACCGAGGAGGCCCTGGTACACGGGGCCGGTGGAGATGTCTGGCTTGAGGTGCGCCTCATCCCGATGGCGGGACCCGACGGTACCGTCCGGAATCTGATCGGGATCTGCCGCGACATCACCGACCAGAAGCGGGCGGAAGAGCAACTCCGGTTCCAGGCGCAGGTGCTCTCGCAGGTAGAGGACGCCGTGATCGCGGTCGATACGGATGAGAGGATCACCTACATGAACCGGGCGGCAGAGCGGCTCTTCGGCGTTCCTTCCGACGAGGCTCTCGGGCGGCCGATCCCGGAGCTCTTCGGCATTGAGTGGCTTCATACGGGCGAGGAAGAGATGGCGAAGAACGCCCTCCTGTCGTCCGGAACATGGCGCGGCGTTGCCGGTCACCAGAAGCGGGATGGCGAGACTATATCCATCGACGTGATCCTCAGCACATTAACCGACGACTCCGGGCGGGTTACCGGGACGCTCTACTCGCTCCGCGACGTCACCAGGCAGCAACAGGCCGAACTCGACCTCCGGATCCGGGATATGGCGATAGCATCCTCGCCGAGCGCTTTTGCCATCGCCGATCTTCGCGGTCGCCTGACCTACGTCAACCAGGCCTTCCTTTCCCTGTGGGGCTATGCTTCTGCCTCCGAGGTGCTGGGGAGATCGGTTACGGAGTTCTGGCACGACGAGGCGGAGGCCGCAGATGCTCTTCAAAGACTCCTCAAGACCGGCAGGTACACCGGTGAGCGGGTCGGCAGGAGGCGGGACGGGACAACCTTCCACATCATGTTCTCGGGGAGCTGCGTCACGGATAATGACGGAAACCCCATCTGCCTTGCCGAGACGCTCACCGATATCACCGACCTGAAAGAGGCCGAAGCAGAGATTCAAGCCCATAACCGGGCACTCTCGATCTTAAACCAGATCATCGGCGCATCGGCGTCCGCAACGGACAGCAACGAGGTAGTGGAGCGGGTGCTCACGGTGACCCTCGCCCTCCTCGACCTTGCAGGCGGGAGCATCTACTTAAAAGAACAGGGAGGCAAAAGAGCCCGCCTCGTCTACTCAAAGGGTCTCCCTGAAGGTTTCACCCCGCAGCCATGCATTCGGGATATCAATGCCCCGCCATACAGAGAGGTTCTGGTAGAAGGAAGAACCGTATTTCGTGATGATCTCCCGGAAGAGGGGGAGAGTACACCGCTTCGCTATGCCAGCGTCCCGATTGTGGCACACGGGAGGGTGATCGGTGCCCTGAACGTCATCCCGCAAGGAAACAATCGGTTCACCGAGACCGACAGGTCCCTCCTTGCTGCTGTAGGGAGGGAGGTTGGAGCCTCGATCGAGCGCGCACTGCTCATCCGACAACTCGAGATGGCCAAAGAGGAGGCAAACCTCTACCTCGACATCTTGAGCCACGATATCAGAAACGCCGAGAACATCTCGGGTCTCTACACAAACCTCCTCGCCGATATGCTTGATGGGGAGGAAAAAATCTATGCAGAAAAACTCCGCGCAAGCATCAGGAAGAGCGTCGAGATCTTAAGAAACGTCTCGACAATCCGCAGAATTCACCGCGAATCGGTCAAACTCGTGCCGATCGATCTGGACCGGGTTATCCGGGATGAGATCGCGATCTTCCCCGAGATCCAGTTCCATTACGGCGGTACAAGCCTCTCGGTCATGGCCGACCGGCTTCTCCCCGAGGTCTTCACGAATCTCATAGGAAACGCCATCAAGTTCGGCGGGCCCAAGGTCGAGGTGGCGATCCGGGTGGAGGATGAGGGCGAGGAGATCCTGATCGCCATCGAGGATACCGGACCGGGGGTTCCCGACGATATGAAAGAGGCCATATTCATGCGGTTTGGTCAGATCAAGAGCCAGAAGAGCGGCCAGGGGCTCGGGCTCTACATCACCCGGATGCTTATTGAGCGCTACGGCGGCCGGATCCGGGTCGACGATCGTGTGCCAGGCCGGCCGGAATGCGGAGCGGCATTCCGGTTCTGGCTGAAACGAGCTTAA